Proteins encoded by one window of Dioscorea cayenensis subsp. rotundata cultivar TDr96_F1 chromosome 20, TDr96_F1_v2_PseudoChromosome.rev07_lg8_w22 25.fasta, whole genome shotgun sequence:
- the LOC120251636 gene encoding inactive protein kinase SELMODRAFT_444075-like isoform X1: MFLRLGACLSSVCCRSLVPICFSWMSSKQGKAENVLESPQKIVVAVRASKEIPRTALVWALTHVVRAGDGILLLVVIPSHNSGRRLWGFPRFAGDCANANRRLNSGTTPEQKSDIADSCTRIVLQLQNAYHQNKVNVKVKITSGSPCGAVAAESKQARANWVVLDKQMKQEEKRCMEELQCNIVVMKHNRPKVLRLNLVTSGEMKPKIPVSLAPKMYSSFMKNSNHTGNSQNSSLVSVVTSNGSAETRATYGGTELGTSSISSSDQATSLKFLSEADISHNKEEAISKSENRNSDACFSDSDGESLATPPTKEFQALLSEILSGRQYSQNEVEGHSEICNSNAHFSISKSLLEKFSRFDMEANRIVDFKHSADPGNNANAREKILIARNIPSGSPPLCSICQHKAPVFGKPPRMFTYAELELATGGFSTANFLAEGGFGSVHRGVLPDGQAVAVKQHKLASSQGDIEFCSEVEVLSCAQHRNVVMLIGFCVEDGRKLLVYEYICNGSLDSHLYGHNKEPLEWSARQKIAVGAARGLRYLHEECRVGCIVHRDMRPNNILITHDFEALVGDFGLARWQPDGNSGVDTRVIGTFGYLAPEYAQSGQITEKADVFSFGVVLLELFTGKKAVDINRAKGQQCLTEWARPLLEQDAILELMDPQIKNNYSNHEVKCMLLAASLCIRRNPLTRPRMSQILRILEGDMVIEPGHWNPSPNHGNGIGTECEEEQCKGLGGKYIYKTLRAACEKGDSNFMQR, encoded by the exons ATGTTTCTGAGGCTCGGGGCTTGTCTCAGCTCCGTTTGCTGTCGATCTCTGGTGCCAATTTGCTTTtcttg GATGAGCAGCAAGCAGGGGAAAGCTGAGAATGTGTTGGAATCTCCTCAGAAGATTGTGGTGGCTGTTAGGGCTTCAAAGGAGATACCGAGGACTGCCCTGGTGTGGGCTTTAACACATGTTGTTCGCGCTGGTGATGGTATATTGTTGTTGGTTGTCATCCCATCGCATAATTCAG GTAGAAGGCTGTGGGGTTTCCCCAGATTTGCTGGGGATTGTGCCAATGCCAACCGGAGGTTGAATTCTGGAACTACTCCAGAGCAGAAGTCTGACATAGCAGATTCATGCACCCGGATAGTGCTTCAACTTCAAAATGCTTATCATCAGAATAAG GTTAATGTTAAGGTGAAGATCACCTCTGGATCACCTTGTGGTGCAGTAGCTGCTGAATCCAAGCAAGCACGAGCGAATTGGGTTGTTTTGGATAA ACAAATGAAGCAAGAAGAGAAGCGATGCATGGAGGAGCTACAGTGCAATATTGTGGTCATGAAGCATAACCGCCCAAAAGTTCTTCGATTGAACCTAGTAACTTCAGGTGAGATGAAACCGAAAATTCCTGTGTCCTTGGCTCCCAAGATGTATTCATCatttatgaaaaattcaaaCCACACTGGTAATTCTCAAAATTCAAGTCTAGTATCAGTTGTGACTTCAAACGGCAGTGCTGAGACAAGAGCAACATATGGTGGTACTGAACTTGGAACATCCTCAATCTCTAGTTCAGATCAGGCAACTTCACTAAAATTTCTTTCTGAGGCAGATATTAGCCATAACAAAGAGGAGGCAATTAGTAAATCTGAAAATAGAAATTCAGATGCTTGTTTTTCTGATTCTGATGGTGAAAGCTTGGCAACCCCTCCAACTAAAGAGTTTCAAGCATTGTTATCTGAGATCCTCAGTGGAAGGCAATATTCCCAAAATGAAGTGGAGGGGCATTCAGAGATATGCAATAGCAATGCTCATTTTTCAATATCCAAATCCTTACTAGAGAAATTCTCCAGGTTTGACATGGAAGCTAACAGGATCGTTGACTTCAAGCATAGTGCAGATCCTGGAAACAATGCCAATGCCAGGGAAAAGATTTTAATTGCCAGAAATATACCTTCAGGATCACCGCCTCTTTGCTCAATATGTCAACACAAGGCACCTGTTTTTGGTAAGCCCCCCAGGATGTTCACTTATGCTGAACTGGAACTTGCTACGGGTGGGTTTTCTACTGCTAACTTCTTGGCCGAGGGTGGGTTTGGATCTGTTCACAGAGGAGTCCTGCCTGATGGTCAGGCAGTTGCTGTCAAACAGCACAAATTGGCAAGTTCTCAGGGGGATATTGAGTTCTGCTCAGAGGTGGAAGTTTTGAGCTGTGCACAGCACCGTAACGTAGTAATGCTAATTGGGTTCTGTGTTGAAGATGGAAGAAAGCTGCTGGTTTATGAATATATCTGCAATGGATCATTGGATTCACATCTTTATG GCCATAATAAAGAACCTCTGGAATGGTCAGCCAGACAAAAAATTGCTGTTGGAGCAGCACGAGGGCTGAGATACCTGCATGAAGAATGCAGAGTTGGTTGCATTGTCCACCGTGACATGAGGCCAAATAACATCCTCATCACACATGATTTTGAAGCGCTG GTTGGAGACTTCGGCTTGGCAAGATGGCAGCCTGATGGAAACAGTGGTGTCGACACAAGAGTAATTGGCACCTTTGG GTATCTAGCACCAGAATATGCACAGAGTGGCCAAATCACAGAAAAGGCTGATGTCTTCTCCTTTGGCGTTGTACTATTGGAGCTTTTCACTGGAAAGAAAGCTGTAGATATCAACCGAGCAAAGGGTCAACAATGCCTCACTGAATGG GCTCGCCCTTTGCTCGAACAGGATGCAATtcttgagctcatggaccctcaAATAAAGAACAATTACTCAAACCATGAAGTTAAATGCATGTTGCTTGCGGCTTCACTGTGCATCAGGCGAAATCCGTTGACAAGGCCGCGAATGTCTCAG ATACTCAGAATATTGGAGGGTGACATGGTGATAGAACCTGGTCATTGGAATCCATCACCAAATCATGGCAATGGGATTGGAACTGAATGTGAAGAAGAGCAATGCAAGGGTTTGGGtgggaaatatatatacaagaccTTGAGAGCTGCCTGTGAGAAAGGTGATTCAAATTTCATGCAGAGATGA
- the LOC120251636 gene encoding inactive protein kinase SELMODRAFT_444075-like isoform X3, producing MSSKQGKAENVLESPQKIVVAVRASKEIPRTALVWALTHVVRAGDGILLLVVIPSHNSGRRLWGFPRFAGDCANANRRLNSGTTPEQKSDIADSCTRIVLQLQNAYHQNKVNVKVKITSGSPCGAVAAESKQARANWVVLDKQMKQEEKRCMEELQCNIVVMKHNRPKVLRLNLVTSGEMKPKIPVSLAPKMYSSFMKNSNHTGNSQNSSLVSVVTSNGSAETRATYGGTELGTSSISSSDQATSLKFLSEADISHNKEEAISKSENRNSDACFSDSDGESLATPPTKEFQALLSEILSGRQYSQNEVEGHSEICNSNAHFSISKSLLEKFSRFDMEANRIVDFKHSADPGNNANAREKILIARNIPSGSPPLCSICQHKAPVFGKPPRMFTYAELELATGGFSTANFLAEGGFGSVHRGVLPDGQAVAVKQHKLASSQGDIEFCSEVEVLSCAQHRNVVMLIGFCVEDGRKLLVYEYICNGSLDSHLYGHNKEPLEWSARQKIAVGAARGLRYLHEECRVGCIVHRDMRPNNILITHDFEALVGDFGLARWQPDGNSGVDTRVIGTFGYLAPEYAQSGQITEKADVFSFGVVLLELFTGKKAVDINRAKGQQCLTEWARPLLEQDAILELMDPQIKNNYSNHEVKCMLLAASLCIRRNPLTRPRMSQILRILEGDMVIEPGHWNPSPNHGNGIGTECEEEQCKGLGGKYIYKTLRAACEKGDSNFMQR from the exons ATGAGCAGCAAGCAGGGGAAAGCTGAGAATGTGTTGGAATCTCCTCAGAAGATTGTGGTGGCTGTTAGGGCTTCAAAGGAGATACCGAGGACTGCCCTGGTGTGGGCTTTAACACATGTTGTTCGCGCTGGTGATGGTATATTGTTGTTGGTTGTCATCCCATCGCATAATTCAG GTAGAAGGCTGTGGGGTTTCCCCAGATTTGCTGGGGATTGTGCCAATGCCAACCGGAGGTTGAATTCTGGAACTACTCCAGAGCAGAAGTCTGACATAGCAGATTCATGCACCCGGATAGTGCTTCAACTTCAAAATGCTTATCATCAGAATAAG GTTAATGTTAAGGTGAAGATCACCTCTGGATCACCTTGTGGTGCAGTAGCTGCTGAATCCAAGCAAGCACGAGCGAATTGGGTTGTTTTGGATAA ACAAATGAAGCAAGAAGAGAAGCGATGCATGGAGGAGCTACAGTGCAATATTGTGGTCATGAAGCATAACCGCCCAAAAGTTCTTCGATTGAACCTAGTAACTTCAGGTGAGATGAAACCGAAAATTCCTGTGTCCTTGGCTCCCAAGATGTATTCATCatttatgaaaaattcaaaCCACACTGGTAATTCTCAAAATTCAAGTCTAGTATCAGTTGTGACTTCAAACGGCAGTGCTGAGACAAGAGCAACATATGGTGGTACTGAACTTGGAACATCCTCAATCTCTAGTTCAGATCAGGCAACTTCACTAAAATTTCTTTCTGAGGCAGATATTAGCCATAACAAAGAGGAGGCAATTAGTAAATCTGAAAATAGAAATTCAGATGCTTGTTTTTCTGATTCTGATGGTGAAAGCTTGGCAACCCCTCCAACTAAAGAGTTTCAAGCATTGTTATCTGAGATCCTCAGTGGAAGGCAATATTCCCAAAATGAAGTGGAGGGGCATTCAGAGATATGCAATAGCAATGCTCATTTTTCAATATCCAAATCCTTACTAGAGAAATTCTCCAGGTTTGACATGGAAGCTAACAGGATCGTTGACTTCAAGCATAGTGCAGATCCTGGAAACAATGCCAATGCCAGGGAAAAGATTTTAATTGCCAGAAATATACCTTCAGGATCACCGCCTCTTTGCTCAATATGTCAACACAAGGCACCTGTTTTTGGTAAGCCCCCCAGGATGTTCACTTATGCTGAACTGGAACTTGCTACGGGTGGGTTTTCTACTGCTAACTTCTTGGCCGAGGGTGGGTTTGGATCTGTTCACAGAGGAGTCCTGCCTGATGGTCAGGCAGTTGCTGTCAAACAGCACAAATTGGCAAGTTCTCAGGGGGATATTGAGTTCTGCTCAGAGGTGGAAGTTTTGAGCTGTGCACAGCACCGTAACGTAGTAATGCTAATTGGGTTCTGTGTTGAAGATGGAAGAAAGCTGCTGGTTTATGAATATATCTGCAATGGATCATTGGATTCACATCTTTATG GCCATAATAAAGAACCTCTGGAATGGTCAGCCAGACAAAAAATTGCTGTTGGAGCAGCACGAGGGCTGAGATACCTGCATGAAGAATGCAGAGTTGGTTGCATTGTCCACCGTGACATGAGGCCAAATAACATCCTCATCACACATGATTTTGAAGCGCTG GTTGGAGACTTCGGCTTGGCAAGATGGCAGCCTGATGGAAACAGTGGTGTCGACACAAGAGTAATTGGCACCTTTGG GTATCTAGCACCAGAATATGCACAGAGTGGCCAAATCACAGAAAAGGCTGATGTCTTCTCCTTTGGCGTTGTACTATTGGAGCTTTTCACTGGAAAGAAAGCTGTAGATATCAACCGAGCAAAGGGTCAACAATGCCTCACTGAATGG GCTCGCCCTTTGCTCGAACAGGATGCAATtcttgagctcatggaccctcaAATAAAGAACAATTACTCAAACCATGAAGTTAAATGCATGTTGCTTGCGGCTTCACTGTGCATCAGGCGAAATCCGTTGACAAGGCCGCGAATGTCTCAG ATACTCAGAATATTGGAGGGTGACATGGTGATAGAACCTGGTCATTGGAATCCATCACCAAATCATGGCAATGGGATTGGAACTGAATGTGAAGAAGAGCAATGCAAGGGTTTGGGtgggaaatatatatacaagaccTTGAGAGCTGCCTGTGAGAAAGGTGATTCAAATTTCATGCAGAGATGA
- the LOC120251636 gene encoding inactive protein kinase SELMODRAFT_444075-like isoform X2: MASKKMKSWGIRKGMSSKQGKAENVLESPQKIVVAVRASKEIPRTALVWALTHVVRAGDGILLLVVIPSHNSGRRLWGFPRFAGDCANANRRLNSGTTPEQKSDIADSCTRIVLQLQNAYHQNKVNVKVKITSGSPCGAVAAESKQARANWVVLDKQMKQEEKRCMEELQCNIVVMKHNRPKVLRLNLVTSGEMKPKIPVSLAPKMYSSFMKNSNHTGNSQNSSLVSVVTSNGSAETRATYGGTELGTSSISSSDQATSLKFLSEADISHNKEEAISKSENRNSDACFSDSDGESLATPPTKEFQALLSEILSGRQYSQNEVEGHSEICNSNAHFSISKSLLEKFSRFDMEANRIVDFKHSADPGNNANAREKILIARNIPSGSPPLCSICQHKAPVFGKPPRMFTYAELELATGGFSTANFLAEGGFGSVHRGVLPDGQAVAVKQHKLASSQGDIEFCSEVEVLSCAQHRNVVMLIGFCVEDGRKLLVYEYICNGSLDSHLYGHNKEPLEWSARQKIAVGAARGLRYLHEECRVGCIVHRDMRPNNILITHDFEALVGDFGLARWQPDGNSGVDTRVIGTFGYLAPEYAQSGQITEKADVFSFGVVLLELFTGKKAVDINRAKGQQCLTEWARPLLEQDAILELMDPQIKNNYSNHEVKCMLLAASLCIRRNPLTRPRMSQILRILEGDMVIEPGHWNPSPNHGNGIGTECEEEQCKGLGGKYIYKTLRAACEKGDSNFMQR, translated from the exons ATGGCAAGCAAAAAGATGAAATCTTGGGGAATTCGGAAAGG GATGAGCAGCAAGCAGGGGAAAGCTGAGAATGTGTTGGAATCTCCTCAGAAGATTGTGGTGGCTGTTAGGGCTTCAAAGGAGATACCGAGGACTGCCCTGGTGTGGGCTTTAACACATGTTGTTCGCGCTGGTGATGGTATATTGTTGTTGGTTGTCATCCCATCGCATAATTCAG GTAGAAGGCTGTGGGGTTTCCCCAGATTTGCTGGGGATTGTGCCAATGCCAACCGGAGGTTGAATTCTGGAACTACTCCAGAGCAGAAGTCTGACATAGCAGATTCATGCACCCGGATAGTGCTTCAACTTCAAAATGCTTATCATCAGAATAAG GTTAATGTTAAGGTGAAGATCACCTCTGGATCACCTTGTGGTGCAGTAGCTGCTGAATCCAAGCAAGCACGAGCGAATTGGGTTGTTTTGGATAA ACAAATGAAGCAAGAAGAGAAGCGATGCATGGAGGAGCTACAGTGCAATATTGTGGTCATGAAGCATAACCGCCCAAAAGTTCTTCGATTGAACCTAGTAACTTCAGGTGAGATGAAACCGAAAATTCCTGTGTCCTTGGCTCCCAAGATGTATTCATCatttatgaaaaattcaaaCCACACTGGTAATTCTCAAAATTCAAGTCTAGTATCAGTTGTGACTTCAAACGGCAGTGCTGAGACAAGAGCAACATATGGTGGTACTGAACTTGGAACATCCTCAATCTCTAGTTCAGATCAGGCAACTTCACTAAAATTTCTTTCTGAGGCAGATATTAGCCATAACAAAGAGGAGGCAATTAGTAAATCTGAAAATAGAAATTCAGATGCTTGTTTTTCTGATTCTGATGGTGAAAGCTTGGCAACCCCTCCAACTAAAGAGTTTCAAGCATTGTTATCTGAGATCCTCAGTGGAAGGCAATATTCCCAAAATGAAGTGGAGGGGCATTCAGAGATATGCAATAGCAATGCTCATTTTTCAATATCCAAATCCTTACTAGAGAAATTCTCCAGGTTTGACATGGAAGCTAACAGGATCGTTGACTTCAAGCATAGTGCAGATCCTGGAAACAATGCCAATGCCAGGGAAAAGATTTTAATTGCCAGAAATATACCTTCAGGATCACCGCCTCTTTGCTCAATATGTCAACACAAGGCACCTGTTTTTGGTAAGCCCCCCAGGATGTTCACTTATGCTGAACTGGAACTTGCTACGGGTGGGTTTTCTACTGCTAACTTCTTGGCCGAGGGTGGGTTTGGATCTGTTCACAGAGGAGTCCTGCCTGATGGTCAGGCAGTTGCTGTCAAACAGCACAAATTGGCAAGTTCTCAGGGGGATATTGAGTTCTGCTCAGAGGTGGAAGTTTTGAGCTGTGCACAGCACCGTAACGTAGTAATGCTAATTGGGTTCTGTGTTGAAGATGGAAGAAAGCTGCTGGTTTATGAATATATCTGCAATGGATCATTGGATTCACATCTTTATG GCCATAATAAAGAACCTCTGGAATGGTCAGCCAGACAAAAAATTGCTGTTGGAGCAGCACGAGGGCTGAGATACCTGCATGAAGAATGCAGAGTTGGTTGCATTGTCCACCGTGACATGAGGCCAAATAACATCCTCATCACACATGATTTTGAAGCGCTG GTTGGAGACTTCGGCTTGGCAAGATGGCAGCCTGATGGAAACAGTGGTGTCGACACAAGAGTAATTGGCACCTTTGG GTATCTAGCACCAGAATATGCACAGAGTGGCCAAATCACAGAAAAGGCTGATGTCTTCTCCTTTGGCGTTGTACTATTGGAGCTTTTCACTGGAAAGAAAGCTGTAGATATCAACCGAGCAAAGGGTCAACAATGCCTCACTGAATGG GCTCGCCCTTTGCTCGAACAGGATGCAATtcttgagctcatggaccctcaAATAAAGAACAATTACTCAAACCATGAAGTTAAATGCATGTTGCTTGCGGCTTCACTGTGCATCAGGCGAAATCCGTTGACAAGGCCGCGAATGTCTCAG ATACTCAGAATATTGGAGGGTGACATGGTGATAGAACCTGGTCATTGGAATCCATCACCAAATCATGGCAATGGGATTGGAACTGAATGTGAAGAAGAGCAATGCAAGGGTTTGGGtgggaaatatatatacaagaccTTGAGAGCTGCCTGTGAGAAAGGTGATTCAAATTTCATGCAGAGATGA